Proteins from a single region of Aureibacter tunicatorum:
- a CDS encoding TIGR02594 family protein, with product MTEYLLKLAFEELGEKEIPGPLHNERVVQYAQDSGFEWINDDETPWCSVFVNWLAIKSGMQSSGSAMARSWLNVGLPVDRNPLPGDVVVFWRVRPNASTGHVGLFLGYSEDGRKIYCLGGNQKNSVSVEAYPVERLLGFRRLLPVGQLPLPDVVLRKGDQGMEVKLLQEFLKSIGYNCGVTDGKFGPITEKALVSFQVHNGLEEDGVYNEEVRNIMKNIHEEEALEY from the coding sequence ATGACAGAGTATTTACTGAAACTTGCTTTTGAAGAATTAGGAGAAAAAGAAATTCCAGGGCCATTGCATAATGAAAGAGTCGTCCAGTATGCCCAAGACTCTGGTTTTGAATGGATAAATGACGATGAGACTCCATGGTGCAGCGTCTTTGTTAATTGGTTGGCGATTAAATCGGGCATGCAGTCAAGCGGAAGTGCTATGGCTAGATCTTGGCTTAATGTCGGATTGCCAGTAGACAGAAATCCATTGCCCGGCGATGTCGTGGTGTTTTGGAGAGTGAGACCCAATGCTTCAACAGGTCATGTGGGGCTGTTTTTAGGATATTCTGAAGATGGGAGGAAGATATATTGTTTGGGAGGCAATCAAAAAAATAGCGTGAGCGTGGAAGCTTACCCTGTTGAGAGGTTATTAGGTTTTAGAAGACTTTTGCCTGTTGGACAGTTGCCTTTGCCAGATGTCGTATTGAGAAAGGGCGATCAAGGAATGGAAGTGAAACTTTTGCAGGAGTTTTTGAAAAGCATAGGGTATAATTGCGGAGTGACAGACGGGAAGTTTGGCCCGATAACTGAAAAAGCTCTGGTTTCATTTCAAGTTCATAATGGTTTGGAAGAAGATGGAGTGTATAACGAAGAGGTCAGGAATATCATGAAAAATATTCACGAAGAGGAAGCATTGGAGTATTAA